From the Streptomyces syringium genome, one window contains:
- a CDS encoding glycoside hydrolase family 25 protein → MIHGIDVSSYQSEKYPVDGYDFVFVKVTEGVSYTNPKWVAQRDRARAAGLVVGYYHYVTAGSMSAQGNYFLGKIKLRPGDVLALDWEEPKVPCRDKDRWLSHVRAKAPAHRVVLYCNRDYWLNRDTTSEAGDGLWIADPDHPAGRPAVKHPWTFHQYSSAGNLDRNVGRFDDRAALRAWARREKAEQEGIGHHP, encoded by the coding sequence ATGATTCACGGCATCGATGTCAGCAGTTACCAGAGCGAGAAGTACCCGGTGGACGGGTACGACTTCGTCTTCGTCAAGGTCACCGAAGGTGTCTCCTACACCAACCCGAAATGGGTGGCCCAGCGGGACCGGGCCCGGGCGGCGGGACTCGTGGTCGGCTACTACCACTACGTCACGGCCGGGTCGATGTCCGCGCAGGGGAACTACTTCCTCGGCAAGATTAAATTGCGGCCGGGGGACGTCCTGGCCCTCGACTGGGAAGAGCCGAAGGTCCCGTGCAGAGACAAGGACCGCTGGCTGAGCCATGTGCGTGCCAAGGCGCCCGCCCACCGAGTGGTGCTCTACTGCAACCGCGACTACTGGCTCAACCGCGACACGACCAGCGAAGCCGGCGACGGGCTGTGGATCGCGGACCCCGACCACCCGGCCGGCCGCCCGGCCGTCAAGCACCCGTGGACCTTCCACCAGTACAGCTCGGCGGGGAACCTGGACCGTAACGTCGGCCGGTTCGACGACCGGGCGGCGCTGCGGGCGTGGGCGCGACGCGAGAAGGCGGAGCAGGAGGGAATCGGTCACCACCCCTGA
- a CDS encoding NADP-dependent oxidoreductase: protein MRAITQRSFGGPEVLEPTEVDRPRPSLNEVLVRVHAAGVNPIDAHVRSGALPFLGPPPFTLGWDVSGVVEEVAPGVTRFAIGDEVYGMPLIPRAAGGYAEYLTAPSRQLARKPAALDHPSAAALPLAGLTAWQALVDAAAVGSGQRVLIHAGGGGVGHLAIQIAKARGAEVVTTASAAKHDFVRRLGADEVVDYRAVDFAAVVGKVDVVLDGVGGDTAMRSLDVLRPGGSLVTIVDMRDAGLAGRAAERGLRVIGVTAEPDQVGLAALAELVDAGRLRPCIDRVLPLAGAVEAHRLIDSGSTTGKVVLTV, encoded by the coding sequence ATGCGAGCGATCACCCAACGGTCCTTCGGCGGACCGGAGGTGCTGGAGCCGACCGAGGTGGACCGTCCGCGTCCGTCGCTGAACGAGGTGCTCGTGCGCGTCCACGCGGCCGGGGTGAACCCGATCGACGCGCATGTCCGCTCCGGTGCCCTCCCCTTTCTCGGCCCGCCGCCCTTCACCCTCGGCTGGGACGTCTCCGGCGTGGTCGAGGAGGTGGCTCCGGGGGTCACCCGCTTCGCCATCGGCGACGAGGTGTACGGCATGCCGCTCATTCCGCGTGCCGCGGGCGGGTACGCCGAATACCTCACGGCACCGTCCCGGCAGTTGGCCCGTAAGCCGGCCGCCCTCGACCATCCGTCGGCGGCCGCGCTGCCGCTGGCCGGGCTGACCGCCTGGCAGGCACTGGTGGACGCGGCGGCGGTCGGCAGCGGTCAGCGGGTGCTGATCCACGCCGGCGGTGGTGGTGTGGGACATCTGGCGATCCAGATCGCCAAGGCCCGGGGCGCCGAGGTGGTGACGACCGCGAGCGCGGCCAAGCACGACTTCGTCCGCCGGCTGGGTGCCGACGAGGTCGTCGACTACCGCGCGGTGGACTTCGCGGCCGTGGTCGGGAAGGTGGACGTCGTGCTCGACGGTGTGGGCGGTGACACCGCGATGCGTTCGCTGGACGTGCTCAGGCCCGGTGGTTCCTTGGTCACGATCGTCGATATGCGCGATGCCGGGCTCGCCGGCCGGGCGGCGGAGCGTGGTCTGCGGGTCATCGGGGTGACCGCCGAGCCGGACCAGGTGGGGCTGGCGGCGCTGGCGGAGCTCGTCGACGCGGGCAGGCTGCGGCCCTGTATCGACCGGGTACTGCCGCTCGCCGGGGCCGTCGAGGCGCATCGGCTGATCGACTCGGGCTCCACCACGGGCAAGGTCGTCCTCACCGTGTGA
- a CDS encoding peptidase M23: MRLKHALIAASLTGAATLALAPTAQAAAPPDPNCLGARAFCLWYNSNQQGSVAGWDLSTGFQGFPNLKDAGRFLTPGEGQGVPVKNNAASATYQFPGQCRGDVKVFVNSGWSGPYDTVPACSAINLVKTKNDNASFLVN; encoded by the coding sequence ATGCGACTGAAGCATGCCCTCATCGCGGCCTCATTGACGGGAGCGGCGACCCTCGCTCTCGCTCCCACGGCACAGGCGGCGGCTCCGCCGGACCCGAATTGCCTCGGGGCCAGGGCATTCTGCCTCTGGTACAACTCCAACCAGCAGGGATCGGTGGCCGGCTGGGACCTCAGCACGGGATTCCAGGGATTTCCCAATCTGAAGGACGCGGGCAGATTCCTCACCCCCGGCGAGGGGCAGGGCGTGCCGGTGAAGAACAATGCCGCCTCCGCCACCTATCAGTTCCCCGGCCAGTGCCGCGGCGATGTGAAGGTGTTCGTCAACAGCGGATGGAGCGGCCCGTACGACACGGTGCCGGCGTGCAGCGCGATCAATCTGGTGAAGACCAAGAATGACAATGCCTCCTTCCTGGTCAACTGA
- a CDS encoding helix-turn-helix transcriptional regulator: MVYADWGDPQRTLAVAKALMRAPLKEILSTLSEAMTDLVQHHALVMLTGDCPKSATWNHGDAELTQDVTSTELAALATHVDVGKPWFGQARLAGSLRPVLAVASAPPGSAGAMLAVLPADGSTPEPRVLAVLQQLWDLATVRVIDLMPQAVPVDMAGPWIANSERARVVANLTDAHATTLTTLLGVLRTRTLDAEAARRTATDIAVSALVELRATGEDEELPPEETVGGAFGRLSDMLGLLSRYSNVELEFSPPDCRQRLLPADIARAALTTARGTVLTMLEQGGVSRIRVSWQVEDTELRTTIRDDGPGTLAAEALAVHRLTDRVAALNGALHVDAVPEWGTIVTARLPLTAPDRPHSDPLGGLNPRELDVLERLVHGHRNRTIAQQLQISEHTVKFHVAKILKKLGVNSRGEAAALARASGFPTALSLVT, translated from the coding sequence ATGGTGTATGCGGACTGGGGGGACCCGCAGCGCACGCTGGCTGTGGCGAAGGCTTTGATGCGGGCGCCCCTCAAGGAGATCCTGTCCACGCTGTCGGAGGCCATGACCGACCTCGTACAGCACCACGCCCTGGTCATGCTCACCGGCGACTGTCCCAAGTCGGCGACGTGGAATCACGGTGACGCCGAGCTGACACAGGACGTCACCAGCACCGAGCTGGCCGCCCTCGCCACGCACGTCGACGTCGGCAAACCATGGTTCGGCCAGGCACGCCTCGCGGGCTCGCTCCGTCCGGTGCTGGCCGTGGCCTCCGCACCACCCGGCTCGGCGGGAGCCATGCTGGCGGTGCTGCCCGCCGACGGCAGTACGCCCGAACCGCGGGTGCTCGCGGTGCTCCAGCAGCTGTGGGACCTCGCGACCGTACGCGTGATCGATCTGATGCCCCAGGCGGTGCCGGTCGACATGGCCGGCCCCTGGATCGCCAACAGCGAGCGGGCCCGGGTCGTCGCCAATCTGACCGACGCCCATGCCACCACCCTCACCACGCTGCTCGGCGTCCTGCGCACCCGCACCCTCGACGCCGAGGCCGCCCGCCGGACCGCCACCGACATCGCGGTCTCCGCCCTGGTCGAGCTGCGGGCGACCGGTGAGGACGAGGAGCTGCCGCCCGAGGAGACGGTCGGCGGTGCCTTCGGGCGGCTGTCCGACATGCTGGGTCTGCTCTCCCGGTACAGCAATGTGGAGCTGGAGTTCTCCCCGCCCGACTGCCGCCAGCGGCTGTTGCCCGCGGACATCGCCCGGGCCGCGCTCACCACGGCACGCGGCACCGTGCTGACCATGCTCGAACAGGGCGGCGTCAGCCGGATCCGGGTCAGCTGGCAGGTCGAGGACACCGAACTCCGCACGACCATCCGGGACGACGGTCCGGGAACGCTCGCCGCCGAGGCGCTCGCCGTGCACCGGCTCACCGACCGGGTCGCCGCGCTCAATGGCGCCCTGCACGTCGACGCCGTCCCGGAATGGGGCACGATCGTGACCGCCCGGCTGCCGCTGACGGCGCCCGACCGCCCGCACAGCGACCCCTTGGGCGGCCTCAACCCCCGTGAGCTGGACGTTCTCGAACGGCTGGTCCACGGCCACCGCAACCGGACGATCGCCCAGCAGCTCCAGATCAGCGAACACACCGTCAAATTCCATGTGGCCAAGATCCTCAAGAAGCTCGGCGTCAATTCCCGCGGCGAAGCAGCGGCCCTCGCCCGCGCCTCGGGATTCCCCACCGCGCTGTCGCTGGTGACCTAG
- a CDS encoding methyltransferase produces MTRPQPSPDRIMQTGLGFEASKTLLSAVEVGVFTELAKSPADAPALRDRLGLHPRAAGDFFDTLVALGFLRRIDGVYHNAEDTGAFLDRAKPSYAHVGGMLEMANARLFGIWNHLTDTLRTGEPQDESKSSDMDTYDALYADPRRLKQFLSSMTSISHAANLKIAQQVPWEDYRTLADMGTAQGDLAVQVMLANPHLTGIGFDLPAAAPVFDEYVEDNGLRDRLRFVGGDFFAEELPPADVITFGHILHNWDLEKKKLLLEKAWHALPKGGAVIVYDALIDDDRSENAFALLMSLTMRAVTDGGFGYTAAECVDWMTEAGFTRTRTEHLVGPDSIVVGIKE; encoded by the coding sequence GTGACCCGACCCCAGCCCTCCCCGGACCGCATCATGCAGACCGGCCTGGGTTTCGAAGCGTCGAAGACGCTACTGAGCGCCGTCGAGGTGGGCGTCTTCACCGAGCTGGCCAAGAGCCCGGCGGACGCCCCGGCCCTGCGTGACCGGCTGGGTCTGCACCCCCGCGCGGCGGGTGACTTCTTCGACACGCTGGTGGCACTGGGCTTCCTCCGGCGGATCGACGGCGTCTACCACAACGCGGAGGACACCGGCGCGTTCCTGGACCGGGCCAAGCCGTCCTACGCGCATGTCGGCGGCATGCTGGAGATGGCGAACGCGCGGCTGTTCGGCATCTGGAACCATCTGACCGACACCTTGCGCACGGGTGAGCCGCAGGACGAGTCGAAGTCCAGCGACATGGACACCTACGACGCGCTCTACGCCGATCCCCGTCGCCTCAAGCAGTTCCTCTCGTCGATGACCAGCATCAGCCACGCGGCCAACCTCAAGATCGCCCAGCAGGTGCCGTGGGAGGACTACCGGACGCTGGCCGACATGGGCACCGCCCAGGGCGACCTGGCAGTGCAGGTGATGCTGGCGAATCCGCATCTGACCGGCATCGGCTTCGACCTGCCGGCGGCCGCCCCCGTGTTCGACGAGTACGTCGAGGACAACGGCCTGCGGGACCGGCTGCGCTTCGTGGGCGGCGACTTCTTCGCCGAGGAGCTGCCGCCGGCCGACGTCATCACCTTCGGCCACATCCTGCACAACTGGGACCTGGAGAAGAAGAAGCTCCTCCTGGAGAAGGCATGGCACGCGCTGCCCAAGGGCGGTGCCGTGATCGTCTATGACGCGCTCATCGACGACGACCGGTCCGAGAACGCGTTCGCGCTGCTGATGAGCCTGACCATGCGGGCGGTGACCGACGGCGGATTCGGCTACACCGCGGCCGAGTGCGTGGACTGGATGACCGAAGCCGGATTCACCCGTACCCGGACGGAGCACCTCGTCGGGCCCGATTCGATCGTGGTGGGCATCAAAGAATGA
- a CDS encoding undecaprenyl-diphosphate phosphatase, protein MTWFESLILGLVQGLTEFLPISSSAHLRLTAAFADWQDPGAAFTAITQIGTETAVIIYFRKDIARIVSAWFRSLFDRRMRHDHDATMGWLVIVGSIPIGVLGLLLKDAIEGPFRDLRLIATTLVVMGIVLGFADRLAARDEQGGRHRAVRERKSLEQLNTRDGLIFGVCQAMALIPGVSRSGATISGGLLIGYTRESAARYSFLLAIPAVLASGLFELKDAGEGHTAWGPTIFATLIAFVVGYAVIAWFMRFISSKSFMPFVIYRVLLGLLLFALVGADVLSPHAGENAG, encoded by the coding sequence ATGACCTGGTTCGAATCTCTCATCCTCGGGCTCGTCCAGGGCTTGACGGAGTTCCTGCCGATCTCCTCCAGCGCCCATCTGCGGCTGACCGCCGCGTTCGCCGACTGGCAGGACCCCGGAGCGGCCTTCACCGCGATCACGCAGATCGGTACCGAGACGGCCGTCATCATTTATTTCCGCAAGGACATCGCGCGCATCGTCTCCGCCTGGTTCCGCTCCCTGTTCGACCGCCGGATGCGGCACGACCACGACGCCACGATGGGCTGGCTGGTGATCGTCGGTTCGATCCCCATCGGCGTGCTGGGGCTGCTGCTCAAGGACGCCATCGAGGGCCCGTTCCGCGATCTGCGGCTGATCGCCACCACGCTCGTCGTCATGGGAATCGTGCTGGGCTTCGCCGACCGGCTCGCGGCGCGCGACGAGCAGGGCGGCCGCCACAGGGCCGTCAGGGAGCGCAAGAGCCTGGAGCAGCTCAATACCCGGGACGGGCTCATCTTCGGGGTCTGCCAGGCGATGGCGCTGATTCCGGGGGTCTCGCGGTCCGGCGCGACGATCAGTGGCGGACTGCTCATCGGCTACACCCGGGAGTCCGCCGCCCGCTATTCTTTCCTGCTGGCCATCCCCGCCGTCCTCGCCTCGGGCCTGTTCGAACTGAAGGACGCGGGCGAGGGGCACACGGCGTGGGGGCCGACGATTTTCGCCACGCTCATCGCCTTCGTGGTCGGATACGCCGTCATCGCGTGGTTCATGCGGTTCATTTCCTCCAAGAGCTTCATGCCCTTCGTGATCTACCGCGTCCTGCTCGGTCTGCTGCTGTTCGCGCTGGTGGGAGCGGACGTACTGAGCCCGCACGCCGGTGAGAACGCGGGCTGA
- a CDS encoding nuclear transport factor 2 family protein, with amino-acid sequence MPDSLKANKDLVSEYIEAFYNAKDFDRAKSLLTEDFANHHPGVGAGRDRTVETFREQAAGPFPEFSLTVLRTIAEGEFVWTHSVARIAPDAPPAVVVDIWRVEDGKLAEHWDVGQAVPEGTTLDEMVSDAR; translated from the coding sequence ATGCCCGATTCCCTGAAGGCGAACAAGGACCTTGTCTCCGAGTACATCGAGGCGTTCTACAACGCCAAGGACTTCGACCGCGCGAAGTCGCTGCTCACCGAGGACTTCGCCAACCACCACCCCGGGGTCGGCGCGGGCCGGGACCGGACGGTCGAGACCTTCCGGGAGCAGGCCGCCGGGCCGTTCCCGGAGTTCTCGCTGACGGTGCTGCGCACGATCGCAGAGGGTGAGTTCGTCTGGACCCACAGCGTGGCCAGGATCGCCCCGGACGCGCCGCCGGCGGTCGTGGTCGACATCTGGCGCGTCGAGGACGGCAAGCTGGCCGAGCACTGGGATGTGGGGCAGGCCGTTCCCGAGGGCACCACCCTCGACGAGATGGTGTCGGACGCCCGATGA
- a CDS encoding carboxymuconolactone decarboxylase family protein: MTDSPFTLHTPETAPEASRPLVEGAQKNFGFVPGPVAAMAESPELLGTFMKAVGTFDQTSLEMLEREVVVLTVATYVECHYCVAMHSATLTRQKAPAELLAALREKAPLADARLEAIRQFTLAVLTRHGQVGKEEFDAFFAAGYTRRNALEVVMGVGTYTMSTFANRMTAVELDPPFVPFAWEAPAE; the protein is encoded by the coding sequence ATGACCGACTCCCCCTTCACGCTCCACACACCCGAGACCGCTCCGGAGGCCTCGCGCCCGCTGGTCGAGGGTGCCCAGAAGAACTTCGGATTCGTGCCCGGGCCGGTGGCTGCGATGGCGGAGTCGCCCGAGCTGCTCGGCACGTTCATGAAGGCCGTGGGCACCTTCGACCAGACCTCGCTCGAGATGCTGGAGCGTGAGGTGGTCGTGCTGACCGTGGCGACCTACGTCGAGTGTCACTACTGCGTGGCCATGCACTCGGCCACGCTCACCCGCCAGAAGGCGCCGGCCGAGCTGCTGGCCGCCCTGCGCGAGAAGGCGCCGCTCGCCGACGCCCGCCTGGAGGCCATCCGGCAGTTCACCCTGGCCGTGCTCACCCGGCACGGCCAGGTCGGCAAGGAGGAGTTCGACGCCTTCTTCGCCGCCGGCTACACCCGGCGCAACGCCCTCGAGGTGGTCATGGGCGTCGGCACGTACACGATGTCCACCTTCGCGAACCGCATGACGGCCGTCGAGCTCGACCCGCCGTTCGTGCCCTTCGCCTGGGAGGCCCCGGCCGAGTAG